The DNA sequence TCCACTTATAAGCACATTGTTAAGGCCTGCAGTAACAGAATATTTATCTTATTAAATACACAAATGGGCTATTGGTTTTGATGAAAGTAGCTATGTGTATTTTAGTTATTAACTGCAGATGTTTCTCTTTATGAAATCACTATTCTGTGTTTCATACGTTGTTAACCAACAGCTTTACGTTTACAGCCCTAAAGCAAAGCGGAGAGACTTTGAGAATTTCTCACTGTCAGCAGGTGCAGCAGGTCTTTGTTGGCCTCGAAGGGCGGTTTGCACTTGTGGATGGCCAGCAGGTCACTGATGTTGCTGTAGATATGCTGCAGCTTGCCCAGGTTGATTTTGTCATCCTCCAGGTAGTCTGGCAGAGCCTCATTCAGGGAGATAAGGTCTTTGAGGTGGACGCCCAGGATGGGAACTTTGAATCCAGTACTCTCACTGTAGATGCGTCTGTAGTTAGAATAGTTACTGTAGGAGGACAGCAGCTCGGTCAGCTCACTCAAGCTCTGCAGAGAGGAGACATCCAGCACTAGGAATCATCTCTCAGTACTTttaaaaaagggggaaaaaatgaagCCCTAAAAGCCCATGATtttgaattgtttattttttttatttgtttataaatttattttatatttggatACACCATAATGACATGGTTATAACAATAAGGCAACAATAATCTTTGTGAGACCTTCATTTACCGCCTAAAAACAAAGAATATAGAATAATCAAACATCCCTAATAAATAATTCCAGTGAATAAAGAACAGTAAATAGGAAGTACAAATGAATGGCTGACTGACGTGACAATTCTAGTCTGGCTAGGcagaagctctgtgtgtgtgcgtgtttgtctGGGGAGCTCCAGTATTGGGAgatattatgtatttttgtaaGTTACACTAACCTTGGTGATGTCAGAGGAGAGCAGGCTGGCTGTGTCTTTTAGCCTGGAGATAGAGCTATGACAGAGGCCTCCAATCACCGCCATTAATGTGTTGAAGTTTTGCAGAGCTCTCAACTTctgcttacacacacatatacacacacacacaggcacacaggGCCAGAAAAAAGGGGAAGATGTGAGAAAGACAACAGCTCAGAAGTTACAGTTCCATATTTCTGTCACTCTTCAAGTCACAGTATGTGCATTCATTCTCTGTTTACTCTGTAAGAGTGaaaaatatatctttatatATAAAGCATCCAAGAATATAAGACTGTTCAACCCATTTCAAGAAAACTGCAGAGATTTATCTAAAGAAGTGTTTTCTTTTACTAACAGATACCTTTAAGTTCATTGCATTGCAAACACATACAAAGAAATATTAGGTATTTTCTATAGATTTAATTTTCTAAGATTGTGTAAATGTGGGCTATGCTACCAGGCAGCACTGCCCTCTTGTTTCTTGTAAAGTCTGCTCTTGAAATAGTTAGGAAAGTTATGTAAGTGTCCTACCAGGGCATTTCCTAACACAGGAACAAAAGCTGCCAATGACAGAGTTAAATCCTTAGTAACTGCTCATATCACAAGACAGATCAGCTCATTTCCTATATGTGTTCTCAAGTTTGCATGCTAAAGCTGCTGCAGTGACGAAAAAAAAGGCACAGCCAATGCTCAAAGGCACTGAGTTTACACGATGACATCACATCACTTCCTGTACCTCAGGCAACAACACTCAGCAccaatccacaggtgtgtgttgatCTAATGGGCGTTAGCTTCTGAGGTAGAAATGATTCACGACTCATTTCCAAAATATCAGAAATTATTCATTGcaaaaatgataatataatCCATGCGTCATTTTCAGAACATCTGACATGACTGTGAAATTAGTCCAGGAAAGAATCTACGGCCTCGGGGCCTTGATGAAATATGTCACAATTTATTCTTCTGGTGTAAACATGTTTGAAAAACCTTTCAACACTTTGTCATAGTTATGTTATAGAACACTGTgggtatatatgtgtgtttgtttctgtatatttccaagaaaaaaagcaaacaagaaagaaaatgtgtgtgtgtgtgtgtgtgtgtgtgtgtgtgtgtgtaacaattataatatattacatttatatagcacttttcaaaaTCCCAAAGGCACTCACAAGTAAAGATTAATATAGACAatacagcagcagtgtgtgtgtgtgtgtgtgtgtgtgtgtgtgtgtttgtgtatgtgcgCAGGGGTGATTTACCTGTGCTACTTGTATGAATTTGGTGAAAACCTCGGCTCTCTGCTGTGGAGTGTGTCTGTTGAGAATCATGAGCTGTACCCACTGGGACACTCCATTGCAGAGCATGACTGAGCGCTCCAGAGCTGGGTTATTCCTCACTGATCCATGAACCACATAACTGCGGTAGTCCAGGAACTAACATGGCAAAAACAGACTCACCTTACAATCAGTAAATCAGCTTATATTATACCACACACAGCTCCCGAGTTCATTACCGGCTGAAATGTCACAGTCATTTCCCTACCAGAGGAGACTAACCCAGACCAGGACAATGTTACTTTCAATTTACCCTTGTCTCAGCAAATCTGCTATATAAAGAATCAGTCAAATGTTTGCTCACACCTACTAATAGAAAAGCATGTGTTATTACTTTTACAACTTCAAGAGGAAACAGGGCAACTATTTAATCTGTGTCTATTATTGTATCTTCTACTTCAGATGGTCTGTTTCAAAACGTTTAAGGGGTTTTTAGTCTATACATGTTTACATCTTACTAGTAGCTGAAAACAACttacatgtttttaatgaaaaactttatttaaaatatttttaaaaaatcttttaCATATTTTCAAGCATTTCATAATCATTCCTTATGCCTCTCAATGCCACAACAGTTAACAGAAACATACACCTATCCTAGTGAGTGCAAACTTTTGACTAGTCAGGTATGGTGTGTACACagacatattattatatatcagTAACTGGATTTAAACGGTGAGTAACTGATGAGAGAGCTGATAATGTTAGATCCATGAAGAAATTCTTGTTTACTGAGTGGCCTGTGGCAGCagactgtgtctgcatgagatGTGTAAGATGTGAGGTGTGTGAGCGGGTGTGGCAGGTGTTTGAGGTCAGCTGACTCACTGAAATGCTGCAGAAGTTTTTGAACTCCAGATAACTGAGGTGTTCAGCCATCTCATCTGCCTCCATGTGGTCGAAGAGCAGAGATACCTTCCTCTTCTTCACCAACGGTGATGGAGCCTGGGACACGTTCACTTGAGCATTGCTGCTTCCACAAATTAAAGGTAGAAAGACAAATAACATATGAGAACAAAACCAGTGGAAACAACATTGTTATTTAAGTCGGTTGATAACTCCCTCCACATTCATTAAAGCCCCACAGCATAATCCCAGTATACAAAGCTACACTGTGGGTATGGTGTTCTTTTGGtttatttgacatttatttgTACCATTCTCCTGACACCTAACAACAATGAGATCCCACAGATACGTTATTAGCTCTTTATGGACCATGGCTTTTGCTGTAAGATACATGTCAGGAAAATTCTGCTAGAAGAGCTGAATTAAACATGTGTTTAAACAAAGTCATTTGAATTAACGGCATGTGTGTACTGACTactatgttaaatatatttacaaacacCAGGAATATTAACAGGGGTGTGTAGACTTTTTTTTAGATCACTATACACTATTCAGGGGTTTACAACCaccccttataattagtgaattcaatTATTCACCAGAATTCACCACTACTGCCCCTTGGGCGTACAACTTTCTCTTGCGTGCAGAATCTCCATCTAACACTATCTTTATCTAAGAAATATCCATTAATTAAACACAAAGTCCTCATTATGTAGTACGTAAATAACACCTAAAACAAACATCCTCCACTTGCTGGGGTAGCAAGGAGGTTGCAGGCAATTTACACCCAGTAAGTTGAATTTCTGGTTTTATTGCGAAAATGTATTCACTTTAGGCATCTGCAACATGAACCTAAGCAGAACTGCAAAGTCCATTGAAATAAATTCGCTTTTTGCTCATGAAATTTCACTGACAAACCAATAATTCCTGCCTGGGTTTTATTCTCAAATtatatgtatacatatatattttcacaaatacaataataataataataataataataataataataataataataataataaaacttatGAGGAAAACGAATGTCAAACTGCTTTATAGCAAAAAATTATTAACTTGACAGAGGTAGAAATGTTAAGTTGAAACATTCTAAAATATTCAATGTACAAATAAGTATttacataatattaataataaaataaacaaacgtgCTTTTAAGTCTTTTACCATTTCAAGAACTGCCAGAACATGTGCATGTGATTCAGAACTCTGAAGCTCATTCCATGTTTCAACACGTACAGCTTTATTTTTGTAGTTAATGCTGGGTGAAGATTTGATCTACTACACCTTCATTATGTTACTGTGATAACAGTCTGGATCTCAGGACACTTGACTCCAGGAATGTGCTAAAATTGCCTACCAATTATATACACTGCAAATAATATACCATGTTCAAAAATGCTAAACTTAGGTCATGCTGAGCGCAGAGAGGGAACTCCCTGTTGGCATTTGACTCATTTAACGTGGGACTGTGAGATCCCAGACCAAAACAACCCGTCACTTCCTTAAGGACTGCATACCCATACACTTACACAGTGCAGGAAATGACCTGTAAAGGCATGTCTTTAACTCACAGATAAGGTGTGTCGATTAAGTGGCAGTGGGAGTCCTTCTCTACTCTAACCAGTGCCCAAAGATCACCCATGACCTCCTCCAGCAGAGGGTCAGTCTCGAACACCAGGGGAAACTGAGCTATCCAGTGCctgagagaaaacagagcaaatCTTCATTGTGGGAACACAACAATGTATCTTCAAAACAGTAGCTTAACGTTAAACAGAAGTCAGCATAGCAATGATATATTCTAAATCATTTTGAAGGATTTCTATTTGTCTGTTCATTATGCAAATCTGACACAATGTAAACaacagctgttttaaatcttcACTGTAAAAGTTGCCCAAACCTACCAAGTCATTCAAAATGATATCTCTGGACTGACCTGATAAAGTGACAGATTTGTGGCCTTCTCTGTGCCCTCTTATCCACAGGGCAGTCCTTATAGGTGAATCCAAGTTAAGGATGAGTAATTCTTTAGGCTGAAAGCTAAACACCATTGCCAACACACATACGCTTACAAAGATCCTGGGCCAAAACAAGGCTTGGTTGTTATGGGGATTATGGACCATGTGATGATGTTAGTAGCTCTGTCTGAATCCTGAGCTTTTATCTGAAGCCTCTGGGCACGTTTTGCCATTCTAAAATCTTTGCAGCTCTTACACCATATGGTAAATTCAGTGGAGGAATGTCTTGCATTGCAGCAACTAgcttcatttacaatgtagcaGGTGGTTAATAAGCCATATTatgttaaaaatacattattaacgTTTTGGGTTTGATGTAGTACATATGTATTTGACTTAATTTCTCATTCCTttttgaatataattaatttatattatagTTGTCATTgtagtgttatttatttatttgtctgtttgtgtgtttagctCGGTTATGTTTACAAATACCTTTGTTGTTATTTCAATACTAACATCTCATTATTCTATTTAATCGAAAACAGGGTCACACTACTTTACCCACCTTTGATAATCACATTACATTATAATCAGTGCACACAATAATCAGATAATTAAGTAACAACATTTGCACAATGTCCTTAACCACTATTTTCTaatccagtcattcacattACATTACATCTGGTGCAGAATAATAAAGTGAGTGGAGGATATAGAGAAAGCAGCTTATGGGCGAAGACATGTGATGGAACAATCCAGTTGTGCATCATCAGGGTCATACTGACCATCTGAGTCCCTCTGATCAACTTCCCTTCGGAGTctgaaaacacagacacagaaaaataTAGAGAAAATACAATTACCTGGGTTTACAAATGAAtggaaaaagagacagagacagacagcaaGACAGTGAGAAAAAGAAACTGAAATATACAGAGAGCGAGAGCATCTGTGAAAGAGCgatgtagatgtgtgtgagagagagagagagagagagagagagagagagagagagagagagagacagagacagacagagagagagagagagagagagagagagagagagagagagagaaggccacacaaacacaagcaggcTTTGTGTCATTAAAAGGACAAATAAACTCCCAGGGCCTGaaaagcagtaaacaaaaagagttttctctctttcttttgtttcttcttttctttctttctttctttctttctcaaacacacacacacacacacacacacacacacacacacacacacactacattccTCCATCTCATCCATCCTTTCTATAAGCTTACATAATCTGGCTGGCATAAGACAGACCCACAAGCTAATGGTGCGGAGGAGGCCAGAGACAGGGTCTGAACACAAAATTAGGCAAGAAAATTtctaacacaacaacaacaacaacaacacacacacaaacacacacacacacacacacacacacacacacacttctttcattttctctctgtcaCAGTACCTAAATACCCACAATGGAACAAAAGTTCACAGACAAGTGTCCAACAGTCAACACTGCTTATAATTCATGAATTCAGTTTCTTTAGGGTGCACTTCAATTGTGCTAACAGAATTTGCATGATCCTAATAGAAAAGCTTTAAACAAAATGATGACATGAACCTAAGTTCATCATGACCAATGCTAATTGTCAAAGGGGCAACAGACTCTTTGGTAGGAGGGTCTACCCAGTCAGAAGTTACTACTAAGCATTGTGGGTGAGGAAATACACATGCTTGCTACTAGATGAATATGAACCGTGTCATGGCGACTTTTTAAGCTGAAGCAAACACACAATTGCTTGATGCACTTGCAGAACTCTAACTCACTACTGTTGTGATGCTAGCTAACAGATGTAGCATCATGCTAAGTGACTGGGAGAGATGGAAGGCCATTTTGTCCACACAAACTAACCAATTGTgctcatttaaaatgagctgagGCGTCAATAAAGATCAAACGCTCAATTTTAAACCGGCCAAGACTTAGTTGTAACACCCTGTGTCCCAAAATATGAATTTAATACCATATAATACATAATTatatcacattttttttaaaaaacctggCATTCATAATGTTTCTCTATGTGATAGCTACCCCACACTAACTAGTCTGAATGTTCTGGATAAAACACTcttcaagagagagagagagagagagagagagagagaaagtgagagaaagaaaaggttaCACTGCGTGTGTCAGACAGACCGAAGCAGTGTAGGCAGCGCTGGATGAGCTCGTCCAGACTGGCCGAACGAGTGACGGATGGAGCGGAGGGACTCTGCAGTGCCCAGCTGATCTCCTGAGGACTTGGACAGGTCATTCTCCTTTGAACTGCCCGTCTATTCTTCATCATACTGCCCCCTTCTTGACGAGACTTTctactgagagagagggagagagaaaaagacaaaatattacatCTTTCTCAAAggatttaaaggagaaaatctTAGTCACTAAGTCAGAAAAATATTCAGAGATTAAATAGCGGTAATGAAAAAAGCTGATGGACATTCAGGTTTAACATACTTATCATTGTCATCTGACAAACAGATAAAAGGTATCCATAGCaaccaacatttaaaataaaactgcagtgCTACTTCACAAAATATCTCTTAGAAATggaataaacattaaaaaggaaaaaaaagagatgatCATCATTCGCTGACAGTGTTCTTATGCATTACAAATCTGCACTATGTATTTGTCTCAAAATGTGACTGAAATTGACTTGTTTCTGTGGTTTCAGATCCTGCATTAAACACTG is a window from the Hoplias malabaricus isolate fHopMal1 chromosome 11, fHopMal1.hap1, whole genome shotgun sequence genome containing:
- the rasgrp4 gene encoding RAS guanyl-releasing protein 4 isoform X5; amino-acid sequence: MPLRIQRVSGGSQKEDRAYTMMRKETKRKSRQEGGSMMKNRRAVQRRMTCPSPQEISWALQSPSAPSVTRSASLDELIQRCLHCFDSEGKLIRGTQMVSMTLMMHNWIVPSHVFAHKLLSLYKDCPVDKRAQRRPQICHFIRHWIAQFPLVFETDPLLEEVMGDLWALVRVEKDSHCHLIDTPYLNAQVNVSQAPSPLVKKRKVSLLFDHMEADEMAEHLSYLEFKNFCSISFLDYRSYVVHGSVRNNPALERSVMLCNGVSQWVQLMILNRHTPQQRAEVFTKFIQVAQKLRALQNFNTLMAVIGGLCHSSISRLKDTASLLSSDITKSLSELTELLSSYSNYSNYRRIYSESTGFKVPILGVHLKDLISLNEALPDYLEDDKINLGKLQHIYSNISDLLAIHKCKPPFEANKDLLHLLTLSLDLYYTEDEIYELSYAKEPKNPKIQPVTPVKPPVVAEWGSGVAPRVDPDTISKHVKQMVDSIMKNYDLDMDGYISLEDFEKIAANFPFSFCTHDSDREGEISREEITSYFMRGMSVCAKLGYNLHNLHNFHETTYKRPTFCDTCGGFLWGVIKQGYHCKDCGVNCHKHCKDQVAMECLKRFQVSGGSCPCTPGPGSGLRPKGNSWSSEEETFVFPHGNGSDSTKSHTSTDCDAEGAILSDRSTQTDPGVWTPEVAHRKPHSPVERVRKSATLPARMRGSSAPSSFLQEKMEELQLHKDKRREPD
- the rasgrp4 gene encoding RAS guanyl-releasing protein 4 isoform X3, giving the protein MSFREDLHKARKKASRYISSRTHSTLERNTTSTSFCHRKSRQEGGSMMKNRRAVQRRMTCPSPQEISWALQSPSAPSVTRSASLDELIQRCLHCFDSEGKLIRGTQMVSMTLMMHNWIVPSHVFAHKLLSLYKDCPVDKRAQRRPQICHFIRHWIAQFPLVFETDPLLEEVMGDLWALVRVEKDSHCHLIDTPYLNAQVNVSQAPSPLVKKRKVSLLFDHMEADEMAEHLSYLEFKNFCSISFLDYRSYVVHGSVRNNPALERSVMLCNGVSQWVQLMILNRHTPQQRAEVFTKFIQVAQKLRALQNFNTLMAVIGGLCHSSISRLKDTASLLSSDITKSLSELTELLSSYSNYSNYRRIYSESTGFKVPILGVHLKDLISLNEALPDYLEDDKINLGKLQHIYSNISDLLAIHKCKPPFEANKDLLHLLTLSLDLYYTEDEIYELSYAKEPKNPKIQPVTPVKPPVVAEWGSGVAPRVDPDTISKHVKQMVDSIMKNYDLDMDGYISLEDFEKIAANFPFSFCTHDSDREGEISREEITSYFMRGMSVCAKLGYNLHNLHNFHETTYKRPTFCDTCGGFLWGVIKQGYHCKDCGVNCHKHCKDQVAMECLKRFQVSGGSCPCTPGPGSGLRPKGNSWSSEEETFVFPHGNGSDSTKSHTSTDCDAEGAILSDRSTQTDPGVWTPEVAHRKPHSPVERSATLPARMRGSSAPSSFLQEKMEELQLHKDKRREPD
- the rasgrp4 gene encoding RAS guanyl-releasing protein 4 isoform X1 produces the protein MSFREDLHKARKKASRYISSRTHSTLERNTTSTSFCHRKSRQEGGSMMKNRRAVQRRMTCPSPQEISWALQSPSAPSVTRSASLDELIQRCLHCFDSEGKLIRGTQMVSMTLMMHNWIVPSHVFAHKLLSLYKDCPVDKRAQRRPQICHFIRHWIAQFPLVFETDPLLEEVMGDLWALVRVEKDSHCHLIDTPYLNAQVNVSQAPSPLVKKRKVSLLFDHMEADEMAEHLSYLEFKNFCSISFLDYRSYVVHGSVRNNPALERSVMLCNGVSQWVQLMILNRHTPQQRAEVFTKFIQVAQKLRALQNFNTLMAVIGGLCHSSISRLKDTASLLSSDITKSLSELTELLSSYSNYSNYRRIYSESTGFKVPILGVHLKDLISLNEALPDYLEDDKINLGKLQHIYSNISDLLAIHKCKPPFEANKDLLHLLTLSLDLYYTEDEIYELSYAKEPKNPKIQPVTPVKPPVVAEWGSGVAPRVDPDTISKHVKQMVDSIMKNYDLDMDGYISLEDFEKIAANFPFSFCTHDSDREGEISREEITSYFMRGMSVCAKLGYNLHNLHNFHETTYKRPTFCDTCGGFLWGVIKQGYHCKDCGVNCHKHCKDQVAMECLKRFQVSGGSCPCTPGPGSGLRPKGNSWSSEEETFVFPHGNGSDSTKSHTSTDCDAEGAILSDRSTQTDPGVWTPEVAHRKPHSPVERVRKSATLPARMRGSSAPSSFLQEKMEELQLHKDKRREPD
- the rasgrp4 gene encoding RAS guanyl-releasing protein 4 isoform X4, producing MPLRIQRVSGGSQKEDRAYTMMRKETKSRKSRQEGGSMMKNRRAVQRRMTCPSPQEISWALQSPSAPSVTRSASLDELIQRCLHCFDSEGKLIRGTQMVSMTLMMHNWIVPSHVFAHKLLSLYKDCPVDKRAQRRPQICHFIRHWIAQFPLVFETDPLLEEVMGDLWALVRVEKDSHCHLIDTPYLNAQVNVSQAPSPLVKKRKVSLLFDHMEADEMAEHLSYLEFKNFCSISFLDYRSYVVHGSVRNNPALERSVMLCNGVSQWVQLMILNRHTPQQRAEVFTKFIQVAQKLRALQNFNTLMAVIGGLCHSSISRLKDTASLLSSDITKSLSELTELLSSYSNYSNYRRIYSESTGFKVPILGVHLKDLISLNEALPDYLEDDKINLGKLQHIYSNISDLLAIHKCKPPFEANKDLLHLLTLSLDLYYTEDEIYELSYAKEPKNPKIQPVTPVKPPVVAEWGSGVAPRVDPDTISKHVKQMVDSIMKNYDLDMDGYISLEDFEKIAANFPFSFCTHDSDREGEISREEITSYFMRGMSVCAKLGYNLHNLHNFHETTYKRPTFCDTCGGFLWGVIKQGYHCKDCGVNCHKHCKDQVAMECLKRFQVSGGSCPCTPGPGSGLRPKGNSWSSEEETFVFPHGNGSDSTKSHTSTDCDAEGAILSDRSTQTDPGVWTPEVAHRKPHSPVERVRKSATLPARMRGSSAPSSFLQEKMEELQLHKDKRREPD
- the rasgrp4 gene encoding RAS guanyl-releasing protein 4 isoform X2, yielding MSFREDLHKARKKASRYISSRTHSTLERNTTSTSFCQKSRQEGGSMMKNRRAVQRRMTCPSPQEISWALQSPSAPSVTRSASLDELIQRCLHCFDSEGKLIRGTQMVSMTLMMHNWIVPSHVFAHKLLSLYKDCPVDKRAQRRPQICHFIRHWIAQFPLVFETDPLLEEVMGDLWALVRVEKDSHCHLIDTPYLNAQVNVSQAPSPLVKKRKVSLLFDHMEADEMAEHLSYLEFKNFCSISFLDYRSYVVHGSVRNNPALERSVMLCNGVSQWVQLMILNRHTPQQRAEVFTKFIQVAQKLRALQNFNTLMAVIGGLCHSSISRLKDTASLLSSDITKSLSELTELLSSYSNYSNYRRIYSESTGFKVPILGVHLKDLISLNEALPDYLEDDKINLGKLQHIYSNISDLLAIHKCKPPFEANKDLLHLLTLSLDLYYTEDEIYELSYAKEPKNPKIQPVTPVKPPVVAEWGSGVAPRVDPDTISKHVKQMVDSIMKNYDLDMDGYISLEDFEKIAANFPFSFCTHDSDREGEISREEITSYFMRGMSVCAKLGYNLHNLHNFHETTYKRPTFCDTCGGFLWGVIKQGYHCKDCGVNCHKHCKDQVAMECLKRFQVSGGSCPCTPGPGSGLRPKGNSWSSEEETFVFPHGNGSDSTKSHTSTDCDAEGAILSDRSTQTDPGVWTPEVAHRKPHSPVERVRKSATLPARMRGSSAPSSFLQEKMEELQLHKDKRREPD